The following proteins come from a genomic window of Pyxidicoccus sp. MSG2:
- a CDS encoding glutathione S-transferase family protein, with product MTITITAFERSPDGGKGLARDTRIRWALEEVGQPYQVRYVSFRAMKEPAHLALHPFGQIPTFEEGDLALFETGAIVFHIAERHAGLLPDDANARARAITWMFAALNTVEPPILEFATARLFEGDKPWYSERLPLVEDRVRGRLNPLSVRLGDADWLDGAFSAGDLLMVSVLLRLKSSGILDEYPNLAAYVARGEARPAYKRAFDAQLAANTGKPSTG from the coding sequence ATGACCATCACCATTACCGCCTTTGAACGCTCACCCGATGGCGGCAAGGGACTGGCGCGTGATACGCGCATTCGCTGGGCGCTCGAGGAAGTGGGCCAACCCTACCAGGTTCGCTATGTTTCGTTTCGTGCGATGAAGGAACCCGCGCATCTGGCGCTTCATCCTTTCGGCCAGATTCCGACCTTTGAGGAAGGCGATCTCGCGCTGTTCGAGACAGGGGCGATCGTGTTTCACATCGCCGAGCGACATGCAGGCTTGCTGCCGGACGATGCCAATGCCCGGGCTCGCGCGATCACCTGGATGTTTGCCGCGCTCAACACGGTGGAACCGCCCATCCTTGAATTTGCAACCGCGAGGCTGTTCGAGGGCGACAAGCCCTGGTATTCGGAGCGCCTTCCTCTGGTGGAAGATCGCGTTCGCGGCAGGCTGAACCCACTTTCCGTTCGCCTGGGTGATGCCGACTGGCTCGATGGTGCGTTTAGCGCGGGCGACCTTTTGATGGTGTCGGTGCTGCTCAGGTTGAAGTCATCGGGCATTCTGGACGAATACCCAAACCTGGCCGCTTATGTCGCCCGCGGCGAAGCGCGGCCCGCCTACAAGCGAGCCTTCGACGCTCAACTGGCGGCCAACACCGGCAAGCCATCGACCGGCTGA
- a CDS encoding SDR family oxidoreductase: MKTILITGCSSGFGLETASYFLERGWKVIATMRAPREDVLPRSEHLQVLALDVTDPRSIRKTVEAAGPIDVLVNNAGVGLLSVFEGTSMETVRSTFETNTFGAMAVTQAFLPQFRQRKAGVIVNVSSSTTLKPLPMLAVYTASKAALNAFTESLALELQPFNVRVGLVLPGQARETSFAQNAQAEMRKQGVAVPEAYSDFARSVFERTMGQNSGPSTRSLDVAEVIWRAVNEPSSPIRQPAGADAVELARTR, encoded by the coding sequence ATGAAAACGATCTTGATCACCGGATGCTCGTCTGGATTCGGCCTCGAAACCGCCAGCTACTTCCTCGAGCGCGGCTGGAAGGTCATTGCCACGATGCGCGCGCCGCGCGAGGACGTGTTGCCCCGGTCCGAGCATCTGCAGGTGCTCGCGCTCGACGTCACCGACCCGCGGAGCATTCGCAAGACGGTGGAGGCCGCCGGACCGATAGACGTGCTGGTCAACAACGCGGGTGTCGGCCTGCTGAGTGTCTTCGAGGGCACCTCGATGGAAACGGTCCGCTCCACCTTCGAAACGAACACGTTCGGTGCGATGGCAGTGACCCAGGCGTTCCTGCCTCAGTTCAGGCAACGGAAGGCGGGGGTCATCGTGAACGTCTCGTCGAGCACGACGCTGAAGCCGCTTCCGATGCTTGCCGTATACACCGCGAGCAAAGCGGCGCTCAACGCGTTCACCGAGTCGCTCGCGCTGGAGCTCCAGCCCTTCAATGTACGGGTAGGCCTCGTGCTTCCGGGGCAGGCCCGGGAGACGTCCTTTGCTCAAAACGCACAGGCTGAGATGCGGAAGCAGGGCGTCGCCGTCCCCGAGGCGTACTCCGACTTCGCGCGGAGCGTCTTCGAGAGAACCATGGGGCAGAACTCGGGGCCATCCACCCGGTCGCTTGACGTGGCAGAGGTGATTTGGCGCGCGGTGAACGAGCCGTCGAGCCCGATCCGCCAGCCCGCCGGCGCGGACGCCGTGGAGTTGGCCAGGACCCGTTGA
- a CDS encoding helix-turn-helix transcriptional regulator encodes MIDPLAEVVTLLQPGAPFSKRVSGAGRWSVRRAEAGRPFYCAVLEGLSRLAVDGRAPMILEKGDFVLIPSAFDFTASSLEPPPGRRDTPHVVLPDGEIRHGDPRAPPDVRMLVGYCVFASPDASLLVPLLPQLVHIRGERRLATLVELVSEESRERRPAREVILARLLEVLLIEALRSTAGTSASPGLLRGLADERLAVAIRRMHESPTQAWTVAQLAKEAALSRSTFFERFSRAVGVAPMEYLLGWRMALAKNLLRRKEVTVAEVAEQVGYSSASTFSVAFTRHVGLPPTHYAREQAKPASSGRPRGLRRSTPA; translated from the coding sequence ATGATCGATCCGCTCGCAGAAGTGGTCACCCTGCTCCAACCAGGCGCTCCGTTCTCGAAGCGGGTGAGCGGTGCAGGCCGGTGGAGCGTTCGGCGCGCGGAAGCCGGGAGGCCTTTCTATTGCGCCGTCCTCGAGGGTTTGAGCCGCCTTGCCGTCGATGGACGAGCGCCGATGATCCTCGAGAAGGGGGACTTCGTTTTGATCCCGTCGGCGTTCGACTTCACGGCGTCGAGCCTCGAACCGCCGCCGGGTCGACGCGACACCCCGCACGTCGTGTTGCCAGATGGCGAAATCAGACATGGCGATCCACGTGCCCCGCCGGATGTTCGAATGCTGGTGGGTTACTGCGTCTTCGCTTCCCCGGACGCGAGCCTGCTCGTCCCGCTCCTCCCGCAGCTCGTGCACATTCGCGGTGAGCGGAGGCTCGCGACCCTCGTGGAGCTCGTGAGCGAGGAGTCCCGCGAACGGCGGCCCGCGCGCGAGGTCATCCTCGCCCGCCTCCTCGAGGTTCTTCTCATCGAAGCCCTCCGCTCCACGGCGGGCACCTCGGCGTCGCCGGGTCTCCTGCGCGGGCTCGCCGACGAGCGCCTTGCCGTCGCGATACGACGGATGCACGAGAGCCCGACCCAGGCGTGGACTGTCGCGCAGTTGGCGAAAGAGGCCGCGCTGTCCCGCTCGACGTTCTTCGAGCGATTCAGCCGCGCAGTGGGCGTTGCCCCGATGGAGTACCTGCTCGGCTGGCGCATGGCCCTGGCGAAGAACCTGTTACGGCGCAAGGAAGTCACCGTCGCCGAGGTCGCGGAGCAGGTCGGCTACAGCTCCGCGAGCACCTTCAGCGTCGCCTTCACCCGCCACGTCGGACTTCCGCCAACGCACTACGCGCGGGAGCAGGCGAAACCGGCTTCATCAGGGCGGCCTCGTGGCTTGAGACGCTCTACACCCGCCTGA
- a CDS encoding DUF808 domain-containing protein codes for MAGSSLFALIDDIASLLDDVAAMTKVATQKTAGVLGDDLALNAQQVTGVTADRELPVVWAVAKGSLVNKAILVPAALAISALIPWAIVPMLMLGGAFLCYEGVEKLAHKLLHSKGEDEAHHGELVKAVADPAVDIVSFEKEKIKGAVRTDFVLSAEIIVISLGTVAAATFGQRVAVLVGISIIMTVGVYGLVGGIVKLDDAGLHLSAKTGTGGFRGFQRALGRGLLTGAPYLMKTLSVAGTVAMFMVGGGILTHGIPPVHHFSEDLAHGAGTVSGIGGVLAALVPTLINTVFGILAGIVVLLVVTGVTRAVRAARPKPR; via the coding sequence GTGGCCGGAAGTAGCCTCTTTGCCCTGATTGATGACATCGCCAGCCTGCTGGATGACGTCGCGGCCATGACCAAGGTCGCGACCCAGAAGACCGCTGGCGTCCTGGGTGACGACCTCGCGCTGAACGCGCAGCAGGTGACCGGCGTCACGGCTGACCGCGAGCTGCCCGTGGTCTGGGCGGTCGCCAAGGGCTCCCTGGTCAACAAGGCCATCCTGGTCCCCGCCGCACTGGCCATCAGCGCGCTGATTCCCTGGGCCATCGTCCCCATGCTGATGCTGGGCGGCGCCTTCCTCTGTTACGAGGGCGTCGAGAAGCTGGCCCACAAGCTCCTGCACAGCAAGGGCGAGGACGAGGCCCACCATGGTGAGCTCGTCAAGGCTGTCGCCGACCCCGCGGTGGACATCGTCTCCTTCGAGAAGGAGAAGATCAAAGGCGCGGTCCGGACCGACTTCGTGCTGTCCGCGGAGATCATCGTCATCTCGCTGGGCACCGTCGCCGCCGCGACCTTCGGGCAGCGGGTCGCCGTCCTGGTCGGCATCTCCATCATCATGACGGTCGGCGTCTACGGCCTGGTCGGCGGCATCGTCAAACTCGACGACGCGGGGCTCCACCTCAGCGCGAAGACGGGCACGGGGGGTTTTCGCGGCTTCCAGCGCGCGCTGGGCCGGGGGCTCCTGACCGGCGCTCCGTATCTGATGAAGACGCTCTCGGTGGCCGGCACGGTCGCCATGTTCATGGTCGGCGGCGGCATCCTCACCCACGGCATCCCCCCCGTGCACCACTTCAGCGAGGACCTCGCGCACGGCGCGGGCACCGTGTCGGGCATCGGCGGCGTGCTGGCGGCGCTCGTCCCCACGCTGATCAACACGGTGTTCGGCATCCTCGCCGGCATCGTCGTCCTGCTGGTCGTGACAGGCGTGACGCGCGCCGTCCGCGCGGCGCGCCCGAAGCCCCGGTAG
- a CDS encoding sulfotransferase domain-containing protein — translation MHDMGTDASRRPRTLHGALSILLGLVNLLSIPTILATVALRWFRLRYAMLKPRPGDIYVATAPKSGTTWMQQIVYQVLTGGRGEFEHMSQVSPYLEQLMLRDFTEAVLDALPSPRILKTHMPYWLVAPPMDSRVIYVTRNAADSLVSVHNHVCLETGYRPKLDVPFLRRDFLLKRWFWHLESWWPHRADPNVLHLRYEELVADLEGAIRKVARFLDVTLEEDRMGAILEKCGFAFMKQHDERFDVRLPLFDRSASRPGFIRKGVVGDGRAVLTPEVQAALGERMGPLRKKLGLGETEV, via the coding sequence ATGCACGACATGGGGACTGACGCGTCCCGTCGGCCGCGTACCCTCCACGGGGCGCTGAGCATCCTGCTCGGCCTCGTGAATCTCCTCAGCATCCCCACGATCCTGGCAACCGTTGCGCTGCGGTGGTTCCGGTTGCGCTACGCGATGCTCAAGCCGCGGCCCGGAGACATCTACGTGGCCACTGCGCCGAAATCGGGCACGACGTGGATGCAGCAGATCGTCTACCAGGTCCTCACGGGAGGCCGGGGCGAGTTCGAGCACATGTCCCAGGTGTCCCCCTACCTGGAGCAACTGATGCTTCGGGACTTCACGGAGGCAGTGCTGGATGCGCTCCCGTCCCCCCGCATCCTGAAGACGCACATGCCCTACTGGCTGGTGGCTCCGCCCATGGACAGCCGCGTCATCTACGTCACCCGCAACGCGGCGGACTCGCTGGTCTCGGTCCACAACCACGTCTGTCTGGAGACGGGCTACCGGCCCAAGCTCGACGTCCCCTTCCTCCGCCGGGACTTCCTGCTGAAGCGGTGGTTCTGGCACCTGGAGTCCTGGTGGCCGCACCGCGCGGACCCGAACGTCCTCCACCTGCGCTACGAGGAGCTGGTCGCGGACCTGGAGGGCGCCATCCGGAAGGTGGCGCGCTTTCTGGACGTCACCCTCGAAGAGGACCGCATGGGTGCCATCCTGGAGAAGTGCGGCTTCGCTTTCATGAAGCAGCACGATGAGCGTTTTGACGTGCGGCTGCCGCTCTTCGACCGGAGCGCCTCCAGGCCAGGCTTCATCCGCAAGGGCGTGGTGGGCGACGGCCGCGCGGTATTGACGCCCGAGGTCCAGGCCGCTCTGGGCGAGCGGATGGGCCCTCTGCGAAAAAAGCTCGGCCTGGGCGAGACGGAGGTGTGA
- a CDS encoding M4 family metallopeptidase, whose translation MKRILPTAVATLALWGCGDANDTPVNTSRELTDSAEQSAVVSRAMGLVARQDASEKLTARTVIVDDNGSEHVRFDRSFAGLRVLGGDLVVHNPVGRASEVEFATPSTLRGLSTLPFFDAAAATVLAEAAFVGQRSGPSSAELIVDARPERAPGLAYEVVLEGIKPDQTPSELHVLVDARTGALRGSWDGVHTAAATGSGRSLYLGTVSIGTNSISSGYEMRDVTRGTGFYTVDAGRSNAIFTDADNVWGNGTNSDRASAAVDAHFGQKTTYDYYKNVHGRNGIDGAGRTGYSKVHYGTAYNNAFWTDSCFCMTYGDGDGSTFTPLVALDVAGHEMTHGVTSRTAGLVYSGESGGLNEATSDIFGSLVEYYAASAGDPGDFLIGERIYTPGTAGDALRYMYKPSLDGKSKDCWYSGIGSIDVHYSSGVANHFFYLLAQGSAASPASPTCNGTAVTGIGRDAAGKIWYRALTVYFTSSTNYAAARTGTLKAATDLYGATSTQYKAVAAAWSAVSVN comes from the coding sequence ATGAAGCGAATCCTGCCGACCGCCGTCGCAACGCTTGCGCTGTGGGGATGTGGTGATGCGAACGACACGCCCGTGAATACGTCGCGTGAGCTGACGGATTCCGCCGAGCAGTCGGCCGTCGTCTCGCGCGCGATGGGCCTGGTGGCCAGGCAGGACGCCTCCGAGAAGCTGACGGCGCGCACGGTCATCGTGGACGACAACGGCTCCGAGCACGTGCGCTTCGACCGCTCGTTCGCGGGCCTGCGCGTGCTGGGCGGTGACCTGGTGGTGCACAACCCCGTGGGCCGCGCCTCCGAGGTGGAGTTCGCGACGCCGTCCACGCTGCGCGGGCTCTCCACGCTGCCCTTCTTCGACGCCGCGGCGGCGACGGTGCTGGCCGAGGCGGCCTTCGTCGGCCAGCGCAGCGGCCCGTCCAGCGCGGAGCTCATCGTCGACGCGCGGCCGGAGCGCGCTCCGGGGCTCGCGTACGAGGTGGTGCTCGAGGGCATCAAGCCGGACCAGACGCCCAGCGAGCTGCACGTGCTGGTGGACGCGCGCACCGGTGCGCTGCGCGGCTCGTGGGATGGCGTGCACACCGCCGCGGCCACCGGCTCCGGCCGGAGCCTCTACCTGGGGACGGTGAGCATTGGCACCAACTCCATCAGCAGCGGCTATGAGATGCGCGATGTGACGCGGGGCACCGGCTTCTATACGGTCGATGCGGGCCGCAGCAACGCCATCTTCACCGACGCCGACAACGTCTGGGGCAACGGCACCAACAGCGACCGCGCGAGCGCCGCGGTGGATGCGCACTTCGGCCAGAAGACGACGTACGACTACTACAAGAACGTGCACGGCCGGAACGGCATCGACGGCGCGGGCCGCACCGGCTACAGCAAGGTGCACTACGGCACGGCCTACAACAACGCGTTCTGGACCGACTCCTGCTTCTGCATGACGTACGGCGACGGTGACGGCTCCACCTTCACCCCGCTCGTGGCGCTGGACGTGGCAGGCCATGAGATGACCCACGGCGTGACGAGCCGCACCGCGGGCCTCGTCTACTCGGGCGAGTCCGGCGGCCTCAACGAGGCCACCAGCGACATCTTCGGCTCGCTGGTGGAGTACTACGCCGCCAGCGCGGGCGACCCGGGCGACTTCCTCATCGGCGAGCGCATCTACACGCCCGGCACGGCTGGGGACGCGCTGCGCTACATGTACAAGCCCTCGCTCGATGGCAAGTCGAAGGACTGCTGGTACAGCGGCATCGGCTCCATCGACGTGCACTACTCCAGCGGCGTGGCCAACCACTTCTTCTACCTGCTGGCGCAGGGTTCCGCCGCCAGCCCGGCGAGCCCCACCTGCAACGGCACGGCCGTCACCGGCATCGGCCGCGACGCGGCGGGGAAGATCTGGTACCGCGCCCTCACCGTGTACTTCACGTCCTCCACCAACTACGCGGCGGCCCGCACGGGCACGCTGAAGGCGGCGACGGACCTCTACGGCGCCACCAGCACCCAGTACAAGGCCGTGGCCGCCGCCTGGTCCGCGGTCAGCGTGAACTGA
- a CDS encoding DUF998 domain-containing protein, which produces MSLWVLLAAILAALLAAVPPWWFARRRPGYSHLRHTISELGETGAPDASRVAWLAFAPLGLSVWMFVALLGARLPADTGTGLVLLSLFGVSYVGAAVFPCDAGAPFWGTWRNHLHNLVAAIGYFGAGAGLIELGRAFEDMSSLSGLSAVTAALGKGVLLGIFVLSFESPVRGLVQRAIEAAVFGWMLLMGGWLVLA; this is translated from the coding sequence ATGAGCCTCTGGGTCCTGCTCGCGGCGATCCTCGCCGCACTGCTGGCCGCCGTGCCACCGTGGTGGTTCGCGCGCCGCCGCCCCGGCTACAGCCACCTGCGGCACACCATCAGCGAGTTGGGGGAGACGGGTGCTCCCGATGCGAGCCGGGTGGCCTGGCTCGCCTTCGCGCCTCTTGGCCTCTCGGTCTGGATGTTCGTGGCGTTGCTCGGCGCGCGGCTTCCGGCCGACACCGGGACGGGCCTCGTGCTGCTCTCCCTGTTCGGCGTGAGCTACGTCGGCGCCGCGGTGTTTCCGTGTGACGCCGGAGCGCCGTTCTGGGGGACCTGGCGCAACCATCTTCACAACCTCGTCGCCGCCATCGGCTACTTCGGCGCGGGCGCCGGCTTGATTGAGCTCGGGCGCGCCTTCGAGGACATGTCGTCGCTGTCCGGTCTTTCCGCCGTCACGGCCGCGCTGGGGAAGGGGGTCCTCCTCGGCATCTTCGTGCTGTCGTTCGAGTCGCCCGTGCGCGGACTCGTCCAACGCGCCATCGAGGCGGCGGTGTTCGGCTGGATGTTGCTGATGGGCGGGTGGCTGGTGCTGGCATGA